One genomic segment of Motacilla alba alba isolate MOTALB_02 chromosome 1A, Motacilla_alba_V1.0_pri, whole genome shotgun sequence includes these proteins:
- the NUP107 gene encoding nuclear pore complex protein Nup107 — translation MGGAGGRRPCPSGPRAGAGGGGKAEPGPSRAGAAAMDRNGFEDMSSPHDPEMVRPGRKQGSQKRVSILTSLDDTIGNMTPKNQFLSRTPNSLLHQPGTALHRSSMKPSDMSAILGTGGKSPLILPTSGLFGSLSMLDDSSWTMALSPQQRGMFVNADVSSMAEDVTMSAVLLREDDPGEAATMSMYSDFLHSFLKHTSTTIFDLVDEYENICNSQVNILGKIVYRATPGQQKFSKTASVLWLLKQEMVTWRLLSSLYRDRIQSALEDETAFDITALTASEKTTVDNLFQKDSLVRQSQLVVDWLESIAKDEIGDFSDNIEFYAKTVYWDNTLHTLKQRQSSTYMGSSRPLVTELDPDAPIRQKLPLDDLDQEDDARLLKYLFTLIRAGMTDEAQRLCKRCGQAWRAATLEGWKLYHDPNINGGKELEPVEGNPYRCIWKISCWRMAEEEQFNRYERAIYAALSGNLKQLLPVCDTWEDTVWAYFRVMVDTLVEQEIRTSVVTAEEMEELPRDYLETNWTSEKVFEELQATDKRRVIEENQEHYHVIQKFIILGDVDGLMEEVSRWLSKDRSVLPGHLLRFMTHLILFFRTLGMQTKEEVSVEVLKTYIQRLVSEKHTDLIAFYVSHLPPELAVAQYALFLEDVTESDQRHHCLELAKEAGLDVATITKTIVENIRKKDTGEFSHHDHVLDTGTTEADQLKIDVIDWLVFDPAQRAEALKQSNAIMRKFLASKKHEAAKDVFVKIPQDSIAEIYNQWEEQGMDTPLPAEDDNAIREHLCIRAYLEAHETFNEWFKHMNSAPQKPSLLPQASFTEKVAHEHKEKKYEMDYGIWKGILDALTADVKEKMYNVLLFVDGGWMVDVREDAEDDPERAHQMILLRKLCLPMMCFLLHTVLHSTGQHQECLRLADMVASERHKLYTVFSKEELRKLLQKLRESSLILLDQDLDPLGYEIQS, via the exons TTCTTACATCCCTGGATGACACTATTGGAAACATGACGCCCAAAAACCAGTTTCTTTCCCGAACCCCTAATTCATTACTTCACCAGCCAG GCACTGCATTACATCGCAGCTCCATGAAGCCATCAGATATGTCTGCCATCCTGGGAACAGGAGGGAAATCTCCTCTTATTCTACCAACTTCTGGACTTTTTGGCAGTCTGTCAATG TTGGATGACAGTAGCTGGACAATGGCACTCTCGCCTCAGCAGAGAGGGATGTTTGTAAATGCAGACGTGTCCAGTATGGCAGAAGATGTCACTATGAGTGCTGTCTTGTTGCGTGAGGATGATCCTGGGGAAGCTG CTACTATGAGCATGTACTCAGACTTTCTGCATTCCTTTCTGAAGCATACATCAACTACCATTTTTGATCTTGTGGACGagtatgaaaatatttgtaacagTCAG GTGAATATATTAGGGAAAATAGTTTATCGGGCAACTCCTGGACAGCAGAAGTTTTCCAAAACTGCCAGTGTCTTGTGGCTTCTCAAGCAGGAGATGGTAACATGGAGACTGCTGTCCTCACTTTATAG AGACAGAATACAGTCTGCGCTGGAAGATGAAACTGCATTTGATATCACT GCTTTAACTGCTAGTGAAAAAACTACTGTAGACAACTTGTTTCAGAAAGATTCACTTGTTCGACAAAGTCAG tTGGTGGTGGATTGGCTAGAGAGCATTGCTAAGGATGAAATTGGGGACTTCTCCGATAATATTGAGTTTTATGCAAAAACAGTATATTG GGATAACACACTACACACCCTGAAGCAGCGACAGTCAAGTACATACATGGGAAGTTCTCGTCCTCTGGTAACAGAGTTG GATCCAGATGCTCCTATTCGACAGAAACTCCCACTTGATGATTTGGACCAAGAAGACGATGCAAGGTTGTTGAAGTATCTCTTCACTCTCATCAGAGCAGGAATGACAGATGAG gCGCAGCGCTTATGTAAACGATGTGGTCAGGCCTGGAGAGCTGCAACTTTGGAAGGCTGGAAATTGTATCATGATCCTAACATAAATGGAG GAAAAGAGCTGGAGCCTGTTGAAGGCAATCCATACAGGTGCATTTGGAAAATAAGTTGTTGGCGCATGGCTGAAGAG GAGCAGTTTAATAGATATGAAAGAGCAATCTATGCAGCCCTGAGTGGAAACCTCAAACAG CTACTTCCAGTTTGTGATACCTGGGAAGATACTGTTTGGGCATATTTCAGGGTCATGGTGGACACTCTAGTTGAACAGGAAATACGAACCTCAGTAGTAACTGCAGAGGAAATGGAAGAACTCCCTAGAGATTATTTAGAAACAAA CTGGACATCAGAAAAAGTTTTTGAAGAACTTCAGGCAACAGACAAAAGG aGGGTTATAGAGGAGAATCAAGAACACTATCATGTGATTCAGAAATTCATTATACTTGGAGATGTGGATG GTTTGATGGAAGAAGTCAGCAGATGGCTTTCCAAGGACAGAAGTGTGCTCCCGGGACACCTGCTTCGTTTCATGACACATCTTATTCTGTTTTTCCGCACTTTGGGTATGCAGACTAAG GAGGAAGTTTCTGTTGAAGTCCTAAAGACCTACATTCAG CGGTTGGTGTCTGAGAAGCACACAGATTTAATAGCATTTTATGTCAGCCACCTGCCCCCAGAGCTCGCTGTGGCTCAGTACGCTTTATTTCTTGAAGATGTTACTGAGAGCGATCAACGCCACCACTGCCTTGAATTAGCAAAAGAAGCAG GTCTGGATGTTGCAACCATAACAAAAACCATTGTTGAAAACATCCGCAAGAAGGATACTGGGGAGTTCAGCCACCACGACCACGTGCTAGACACAGGCACAACAGAG GCGGATCAGCTGAAAATAGACGTAATTGACTGGCTCGTATTCGATCCTGCACAGAGGGCAGAAGCACTTAAGCAAAGCAATGCAATCATGAGGAAGTTCTTGG CATCCAAGAAACATGAAGCTGCAAAAGATGTGTTTGTGAAGATTCCCCAAGACTCTATAGCAGAAATATATAACcagtgggaagagcagggaatgGATACTCCACTTCCAGCTGAAGATGACAATGCTATCCGGGAACACTTATGTATTCGTGCATATTTG GAAGCCCATGAAACCTTTAATGAATGGTTTAAACACATGAACTCAGCTCCACAGAAGCCGTCTTTGTTACCACAAGCAAGTTTCACTGAAAAAGTGGCCCATGAACATAAAGAAAAGAAGTATGAG ATGGATTATGGCATTTGGAAAGGCATCTTGGATGCTCTCACAGCTGATGTTAAGGAGAAAATGTACAATGTGTTGCTGTTTGTTGATGGAGGATGGATGGTTGACGTCAGAGAg GACGCCGAGGATGACCCTGAGCGAGCACACCAGATGATCCTGCTGCGAAAGCTGTGTCTGCCAATGATGTGCTTTTTGCTGCACACGGTGCTCCACAGCACGGGGCAGCACCAGGAGTGCCTGCGCCTCGCTGACATGGTCGCCTCGGAGCGCCACAAGCTCTACACG GTATTTTCAAAAGAGGAACTCCGAAAGCTTCTACAGAAGCTGAGGGAATCTTCTCTGATACTTCTGGACCAGGATCTTGATCCTTTGGGATATGAAATTCAGTCATAA
- the SLC35E3 gene encoding solute carrier family 35 member E3, giving the protein MGWLPAQGRLAAGLLVNLAASICIVFLNKWLYVRLGFPNLSLTLVHFAITWLGLYLCQALGAFSPKSLQPAQVLPLALSFCGFVVFTNLSLQSNTIGTYQLAKAMTTPVIVVIQSVAYGKTFPLRIKLTLVPITLGVFLNSYYDVKFSVLGMAFATLGVLVTSLYQVWVGAKQHELQVNSMQLLYYQAPMSSAMLLFIIPFFEPVFGEGGIFGPWTLSAVIMVLLSGVIAFMVNLSIYWIIGNTSPVTYNMFGHFKFCITLLGGCLLFKDPLSVNQGLGILCTLFGILAYTHFKLSEQESNKSKLAQRP; this is encoded by the exons ATGGGCTGGCTGCCGGCGCAGGGCCGGCTGGCGGCGGGGCTGCTGGTCAATCTGGCCGCCTCCATCTGCATCGTGTTCCTGAACAAATGGCTGTACGTGCGGCTGGGCTTCCCCAACCTCAGCCTCACCCTGGTGCACTTCGCCATCACCTGGCTCGGCCTCTACCTGTGCCAGGCGCTCGGCGCCTTCTCCCCCAAGAGCCTGCAGCCCGCGCAGGTGCTGCCGCTGGCCCTCAGCTTCTGCGGCTTCGTCGTCTTCACCaacctctccctgcagagcaacACCATCGGTACCTATCAGCTGGCCAAGGCCATGACCACGCCGGTCATCGTGGTCATCCAGAGCGTGGCTTACGGCAAGACTTTCCCTCTGCGGATCAAGCTGACCCTG GTCCCCATCACGCTGGGTGTTTTCCTCAACTCCTACTACGACGTGAAGTTCAGCGTGCTGGGGATGGCCTTCGCCACCCTGGGCGTGCTGGTGACCTCCCTGTACCAAGTG TGGGTAGGTGCTAAGCAGCATGAGTTGCAGGTAAACTCTATGCAGTTGCTGTACTATCAGGCACCAATGTCCTCAGCTATGTTGTTGTTCATCATACCCTTCTTCGAGCCAGTCTTTGGAGAAGGGGGAATATTTGGGCCCTGGACGCTTTCTGCTGTG ATAATGGTACTGCTGTCTGGAGTAATAGCCTTTATGGTAAACTTGTCCATTTACTGGATCATTGGAAATACGTCACCTGTCAC GTATAACATGTTTGGACATTTCAAGTTCTGCATCACCCTCCTGGGAGGGTGCCTCTTATTTAAGGATCCATTGTCTGTTAACCAGGGCCTTGGGATTCTGTGCACACTGTTTGGCATTTTAGCCTACACCCACTTCAAGCTTAGTGAGCAGGAAAGCAATAAGAGTAAATTGGCCCAGCGTCCATAG